One window of Rubrobacter aplysinae genomic DNA carries:
- a CDS encoding nitrate reductase subunit alpha → MQYFRRGGGDRDGWSEVNNRGREWEDVYRERWQHDKVVRSTHGVNCTGSCSWKIYVKNGIITWETQQTDYPSNGPDTPEYEPRGCPRGASFSWYTYSPSRVKYPYVRGELLKMYREELSRTGDPVHAWAAVVEDPEKARAYKSRRGKGGFVRASWDEVSDMMAAAHVHTIKRYGPDRVVGFSPIPAMSMVSYSSGTRFLSLIGGVIPSFYDWYADLPPSSPQVWGDQTDVPESADWFNASYLIMWGSNIPITRTPDAHFMTEARYKGQKTVVVSPDYSDHTKFADHWLPAQPGTDGALAMAMGHVVLKEFFVDRQVPYFQSYVRKNTDLPMLVTLTERDGEGAYVPDRLLHAADLGDEGENAEWKTVLIDENTGEPVVPNGSLGFRYGDEGVGKWNLELGETEPRLSLLDAHDELVALDLPRFDVGETEGGGVIRRGVPARRVGEHLVTTVYDLLLAQYGVGREGLPGEWPRDYDDPEPYTPAWQEEVTGVDAGRAARIGREFARNAERTNGRSMIVMGAGTNHWYHSDQIYRSMLTLILLCGCQGVNGGGWAHYVGQEKVRPITGWSTVAFAFDWNRPTRHQAGTPLWYLATDQWRYESFTADELASPTGKGTFQGKHFADCNAQAARLGWLPSYPSFDRNPLQITAEAEQEGLSVQDYVVQELKAERLRFAAEDPDAPENFPRVLTLWRSNLLGSSSKGHEFFLKHLLGVPDAAVRSEEMPEGMRPEELEWHEEAPEGKLDLLTTIDFRKNGSSLYSDVVLPTATWYEKNDISSTDLHPFVHPFNPAIAPPWEAKSDWDIWNRVAETFSTLAKKHLGVRKDLIAAPLQHDTPDELSQPNGRVLDWKKGECEPVPGKTMPKLIEIERDYGLVAEKMKALGPAVENVGIGAKGVTWKPEEEVEHLKRKNGTARGVAADGRPSLARADQVCEAILALSGTTNGRLSVEGFKQLETRTGRELADLAKDREEERITFADVQSQPRKVIVSPEWSGTEGRERRYSPFTINVDRSIPWRTLSGRQSFYVDHEWMLEYGEGLPTYRPPLNLGKHLGALTGTDASGGAAEVVLKYLTPHSKWSIHSEFQDNLRMLTLFRGGPVIWISDRDAEKIGVSDNDWLEAYNQNGVVAARAVVSPRIQEGTSIMYHAQDRHLNVPISEVSGTRGGTENSLTKIYVKPTHMIGGYAQLSYFFNYYGPTGSQRDELTVIRKRQGKVEY, encoded by the coding sequence ATGCAGTACTTCCGGCGGGGTGGCGGCGACCGGGACGGCTGGAGCGAGGTCAACAACCGTGGCCGCGAGTGGGAGGACGTGTACCGCGAGCGCTGGCAGCACGACAAGGTCGTCCGCTCCACCCACGGCGTCAACTGCACCGGTTCGTGCTCGTGGAAGATCTACGTAAAAAACGGCATCATCACCTGGGAGACCCAGCAGACCGACTACCCCTCAAACGGCCCAGACACCCCCGAGTACGAGCCCCGCGGCTGTCCGCGTGGAGCCTCCTTCTCCTGGTACACGTACTCTCCGAGCCGCGTGAAGTACCCCTACGTACGCGGCGAGCTGCTAAAGATGTACCGCGAGGAGCTCTCGCGCACCGGAGACCCGGTACACGCCTGGGCCGCCGTCGTAGAGGACCCGGAGAAGGCGCGAGCGTACAAGTCCCGGCGCGGCAAAGGCGGCTTCGTGCGCGCCTCGTGGGACGAGGTCTCGGACATGATGGCCGCCGCCCACGTGCACACCATCAAGAGGTACGGTCCCGACAGGGTCGTAGGGTTTTCCCCGATACCGGCGATGAGCATGGTGTCCTACTCTAGCGGTACGCGTTTCCTTTCGCTGATCGGCGGCGTCATCCCGAGCTTCTACGACTGGTACGCCGACCTCCCGCCGTCCTCGCCCCAGGTCTGGGGGGATCAGACCGACGTGCCCGAGTCCGCCGACTGGTTCAACGCCTCCTACCTCATAATGTGGGGCTCGAACATCCCCATTACCCGCACCCCCGACGCCCACTTCATGACCGAGGCCCGCTACAAGGGCCAGAAGACCGTCGTCGTCAGCCCGGACTACTCAGACCACACCAAGTTCGCCGACCACTGGCTCCCGGCCCAGCCCGGCACCGACGGGGCACTCGCGATGGCGATGGGCCACGTCGTCCTCAAGGAGTTCTTCGTAGATAGGCAGGTGCCGTACTTCCAGAGCTACGTCCGCAAGAACACCGACCTCCCGATGCTCGTCACCCTCACCGAGCGCGACGGGGAGGGCGCCTACGTGCCGGATCGCCTCCTGCACGCAGCGGACCTCGGAGACGAGGGTGAGAACGCCGAGTGGAAGACGGTCCTCATAGACGAGAACACGGGCGAGCCCGTCGTGCCGAACGGATCTCTGGGCTTCCGCTACGGCGACGAGGGTGTTGGAAAGTGGAACCTGGAGCTCGGCGAGACCGAGCCGCGCCTGTCGCTGCTCGATGCTCACGACGAGTTGGTCGCGCTGGACCTGCCGCGCTTCGACGTCGGCGAGACGGAGGGGGGAGGTGTGATCCGTCGCGGCGTCCCCGCCCGACGCGTCGGCGAACACCTCGTAACCACCGTGTACGACCTCCTGCTGGCGCAGTATGGCGTCGGGCGCGAGGGGCTGCCGGGCGAGTGGCCGCGGGACTACGATGACCCCGAGCCATACACTCCGGCGTGGCAGGAGGAGGTCACCGGCGTGGACGCCGGGCGGGCGGCCAGGATCGGGCGCGAGTTCGCCCGCAACGCCGAGAGGACGAACGGACGGTCCATGATCGTTATGGGCGCGGGCACGAACCACTGGTATCACTCGGACCAGATCTACCGCTCGATGCTCACCCTGATCCTGCTCTGCGGCTGCCAGGGCGTGAACGGCGGCGGCTGGGCGCACTACGTCGGCCAGGAGAAGGTACGCCCCATAACCGGCTGGTCCACCGTCGCCTTCGCCTTCGACTGGAACCGCCCAACCCGCCACCAGGCCGGCACGCCACTCTGGTATCTGGCGACAGACCAGTGGCGCTACGAGTCCTTCACCGCCGACGAGCTCGCCTCGCCAACCGGCAAAGGGACGTTCCAGGGCAAACACTTCGCCGACTGCAACGCCCAGGCCGCCCGCCTCGGCTGGCTGCCCTCCTACCCGAGCTTCGACCGCAACCCCTTGCAGATCACGGCCGAGGCCGAGCAGGAGGGCCTGAGCGTTCAGGACTACGTCGTGCAGGAGCTCAAGGCGGAGCGCCTGCGCTTCGCCGCCGAGGACCCGGACGCGCCGGAGAACTTCCCGCGCGTTCTGACTCTGTGGCGCTCGAACCTGCTCGGCTCCTCCTCAAAGGGCCACGAGTTCTTCCTAAAGCACCTGCTCGGCGTCCCGGACGCGGCGGTGCGCTCCGAGGAGATGCCCGAGGGTATGCGCCCCGAGGAGCTGGAGTGGCACGAGGAGGCGCCGGAGGGCAAGCTGGATCTCCTGACCACCATAGACTTCCGCAAGAACGGCTCCTCGCTGTACTCCGACGTGGTGCTGCCGACGGCGACCTGGTACGAGAAGAACGATATCTCCTCCACCGACCTGCACCCCTTCGTCCACCCCTTCAACCCGGCGATAGCGCCGCCGTGGGAGGCGAAGAGCGACTGGGACATCTGGAACCGCGTCGCCGAAACCTTCTCCACTCTGGCGAAGAAGCACCTCGGCGTGCGGAAGGATCTCATCGCCGCGCCTTTGCAGCACGATACACCGGACGAGCTCTCCCAGCCGAACGGGCGCGTGCTCGACTGGAAAAAGGGCGAGTGCGAGCCGGTGCCCGGCAAGACCATGCCCAAGCTAATAGAGATAGAGCGCGACTACGGCCTCGTCGCCGAGAAGATGAAGGCTCTCGGCCCGGCGGTCGAGAACGTCGGCATCGGGGCGAAGGGCGTTACCTGGAAGCCCGAGGAAGAGGTCGAGCACCTAAAGCGCAAGAACGGCACAGCGCGCGGCGTCGCCGCCGACGGTCGGCCGTCGCTTGCGAGGGCGGATCAGGTCTGCGAAGCCATCCTCGCCCTCTCCGGCACCACCAACGGCCGCCTCTCGGTCGAGGGCTTCAAGCAGCTGGAGACCCGCACCGGCCGCGAGCTCGCCGACCTCGCAAAAGACCGCGAGGAGGAGCGCATCACCTTCGCCGACGTACAGTCACAGCCGCGCAAGGTCATCGTCTCGCCCGAGTGGTCTGGCACCGAGGGCCGTGAGCGCCGCTACTCGCCGTTCACCATAAACGTCGACCGCTCCATCCCGTGGCGTACCTTGTCTGGCCGGCAGAGCTTCTACGTCGACCACGAGTGGATGCTGGAGTACGGCGAGGGACTGCCGACCTACCGGCCGCCGCTCAACCTGGGCAAGCACCTGGGCGCGCTCACCGGCACCGACGCGTCGGGCGGCGCGGCGGAGGTGGTGCTCAAGTACCTCACGCCGCATTCGAAGTGGTCCATCCACTCCGAGTTCCAGGACAACCTGAGGATGCTCACGCTTTTCCGGGGCGGCCCCGTGATCTGGATCAGCGACCGCGACGCCGAAAAGATAGGTGTCTCGGACAACGACTGGCTGGAGGCGTACAACCAGAACGGCGTCGTGGCGGCGAGGGCCGTCGTCTCGCCCCGCATCCAGGAGGGGACCTCGATCATGTACCACGCCCAGGATAGGCACCTGAACGTGCCAATCAGCGAGGTCTCGGGCACCCGCGGCGGCACGGAGAACTCGCTGACCAAGATCTACGTAAAGCCCACGCACATGATCGGGGGCTACGCCCAGCTCTCGTACTTCTTCAACTACTACGGCCCGACGGGCTCCCAGCGCGACGAGCTGACCGTAATCCGCAAGCGGCAGGGAAAGGTGGAGTACTAG
- the narH gene encoding nitrate reductase subunit beta gives MRVKAQIAMVMNLDKCLGCHTCSVTCKNVWTNRDGADYMWWNDVETKPGVGYPKQWEDQDRWRGGWETKNGKLKLKAGGKLNKLVNIFYNPDLPAIDDYYEPWTYDYDTLTKAGPSKHQPVAQPISKLTGDPLELEWGPNWEDDLAGAKETGPLDPNIRDGLEERITHEYESVFMMYLPRICEHCLNPSCVASCPSGAMYKREEDGIVLVDQEQCRGWRYCVSGCPYKKVYFNHNTGKAEKCTLCYPRIEAGQPTICSETCVGRLRYIGLIFYDADMVEEAASVPEDELLEAQKRVFLDPEDSEVREQARFDGIPEDWIESARRSPIYPLAIEWGVALPLHPEFRTMPMVWYVPPLSPVMGLVEDGEPDPDDVFPAIDEMRIPAQYLANILSAGDEEVIRDVLKRLAAMRSYKREENLTGQPDHAAAEAVGMTPQQVDDMYRLLAIAKYEDRYVIPQAHKELAAKLDEQQGTCGLDFEGGPGSCAEPSGGASPGKSVRSEEFYAMKEELERRAGGNTQAPNVQLFTKKADFEAFHLKGEPGGAGA, from the coding sequence GTGCGCGTCAAAGCCCAGATAGCGATGGTGATGAACCTGGACAAGTGTCTGGGTTGCCACACCTGCTCGGTAACCTGCAAGAACGTCTGGACCAACCGCGACGGCGCCGACTACATGTGGTGGAACGACGTCGAGACCAAGCCCGGCGTCGGCTACCCCAAGCAGTGGGAGGACCAGGACCGCTGGCGCGGCGGCTGGGAAACGAAGAACGGCAAGCTCAAGCTCAAGGCGGGCGGCAAGCTCAACAAGCTCGTCAACATCTTCTACAACCCCGACCTGCCCGCCATAGACGACTACTACGAGCCCTGGACCTACGACTACGACACGCTCACCAAGGCCGGACCCTCCAAGCACCAGCCGGTCGCCCAGCCTATCTCCAAGCTCACCGGCGACCCGCTGGAGCTGGAGTGGGGGCCGAACTGGGAGGACGACCTGGCCGGTGCGAAGGAGACCGGCCCGCTCGACCCAAACATCCGCGACGGGCTCGAAGAGAGGATCACGCACGAGTACGAGAGCGTGTTCATGATGTACCTGCCGCGCATCTGCGAGCACTGCCTCAACCCCTCCTGTGTCGCCTCCTGCCCCTCGGGCGCGATGTACAAGCGCGAGGAGGACGGCATCGTGCTGGTGGACCAGGAGCAGTGCCGCGGCTGGCGCTACTGCGTCTCCGGCTGCCCCTACAAGAAGGTCTACTTCAACCACAACACCGGCAAGGCCGAGAAGTGCACCCTCTGCTACCCGCGCATCGAGGCCGGACAGCCCACCATCTGCTCCGAGACCTGCGTCGGACGCCTGCGTTACATTGGATTGATATTTTACGACGCCGACATGGTCGAGGAGGCGGCTTCGGTCCCCGAGGACGAGCTGCTCGAAGCCCAGAAGCGGGTGTTCCTGGATCCCGAGGACTCGGAGGTTAGGGAGCAGGCCCGGTTCGACGGCATCCCTGAGGACTGGATCGAGTCCGCCCGCCGGTCCCCCATCTACCCGCTGGCGATAGAGTGGGGCGTGGCGCTGCCGCTGCACCCGGAGTTCCGCACGATGCCAATGGTGTGGTACGTGCCGCCGCTCTCGCCGGTCATGGGCCTCGTCGAGGACGGCGAGCCTGACCCCGACGACGTCTTCCCGGCCATAGACGAGATGCGCATCCCGGCCCAGTACCTGGCGAACATACTCTCCGCCGGCGACGAGGAGGTGATCCGGGACGTGCTAAAACGCCTGGCCGCGATGCGCTCCTACAAGCGGGAGGAGAACCTGACCGGCCAGCCCGACCACGCCGCCGCCGAGGCCGTCGGCATGACGCCTCAGCAGGTGGACGACATGTACCGGCTGCTCGCGATAGCCAAGTACGAGGACCGCTACGTCATCCCGCAGGCCCACAAGGAGCTCGCGGCCAAGCTGGACGAGCAGCAGGGAACCTGCGGGTTGGACTTCGAGGGCGGCCCCGGGAGCTGCGCCGAGCCCTCCGGCGGCGCCAGCCCCGGCAAGTCCGTGCGCAGCGAGGAGTTCTACGCCATGAAGGAAGAGCTTGAGCGCCGGGCCGGCGGCAACACGCAGGCCCCGAACGTGCAGCTCTTCACCAAGAAGGCCGACTTCGAGGCGTTCCACCTCAAGGGAGAGCCGGGAGGCGCGGGCGCATGA
- the narJ gene encoding nitrate reductase molybdenum cofactor assembly chaperone translates to MMVFKLLSILLRYPDDVVLAHREEVAEAVHELPDSAEKRAMQDFLDYWLGAETHRLQAEYTATFDFRGRGNLYLSYYTYGDQRLRGQALAEIKQVYEAAGYELDSTELPDHLPLVLEFAAAEPEAGGRLLAEFRGAIELIHRSLGRDESPYAPLVETLAGMLPELDEEEIGNLRKLIAQGPPQETVGLEPYGAETPPGGALGGVS, encoded by the coding sequence ATGATGGTCTTCAAGCTGCTCTCCATACTGCTGCGCTACCCCGACGACGTGGTCCTCGCCCACCGCGAGGAGGTGGCCGAGGCCGTGCACGAGCTGCCGGACTCCGCCGAGAAGCGGGCGATGCAAGACTTCCTGGACTACTGGCTGGGCGCAGAGACGCACCGGTTGCAGGCTGAGTACACCGCTACCTTCGACTTCCGCGGCCGCGGCAATTTGTATCTCTCCTACTACACCTACGGAGATCAGCGGCTGCGGGGTCAGGCTCTGGCGGAGATCAAGCAGGTGTACGAGGCCGCCGGATACGAGCTGGACTCTACCGAGCTGCCGGATCACCTGCCGCTCGTGCTGGAGTTCGCCGCCGCCGAGCCCGAGGCCGGCGGGCGGCTGCTCGCCGAGTTCCGGGGCGCTATAGAGCTCATACACCGCTCGCTGGGGCGTGACGAGAGCCCGTACGCGCCGCTGGTCGAGACGCTGGCCGGGATGCTGCCAGAGCTGGACGAGGAGGAGATCGGCAACCTGCGGAAGCTCATCGCGCAGGGGCCGCCGCAGGAGACCGTGGGGCTGGAGCCCTACGGCGCGGAGACCCCGCCCGGCGGGGCGCTTGGAGGTGTGAGTTGA
- the narI gene encoding respiratory nitrate reductase subunit gamma: protein MSELTLWEQFLWVIFPYLSLVTFVIGHLYRYRYDQYGWTPKSSQILERRMLMWGVLLFHWGLLFVIGGHVMGLLVPIGVYRAIGVTDHNYHLLALWVGVLVGFVALVGILILNLRRWFNPRIRRSTDTIKFVTDALLLLVIVLGMAATIGYRVYSAQYELQSEFEYRETIGPWFRSLFIFRPEGGLMLGVPVIFQLHTLAAFVLFGLWPFSSLVHAWSVPLGYARRRYVQYRSRDPRAALARERANRDARRKAPRKTGKETASPREEERVESGRGRGSE from the coding sequence TTGAGTGAGTTGACTCTGTGGGAGCAGTTTCTGTGGGTGATCTTCCCGTACCTCTCGTTGGTCACGTTCGTGATCGGGCATTTATATCGCTACCGCTACGACCAGTACGGCTGGACGCCGAAGTCCAGCCAGATCCTGGAGCGGCGGATGCTGATGTGGGGCGTGTTGCTGTTCCACTGGGGCCTGCTGTTCGTGATCGGTGGTCACGTCATGGGGCTGCTGGTGCCGATAGGCGTCTATCGGGCGATCGGCGTCACCGATCACAACTACCATCTGCTCGCTCTGTGGGTCGGGGTCCTAGTCGGGTTCGTGGCGCTGGTTGGCATACTAATCCTGAACCTTAGGCGCTGGTTCAACCCCCGCATCCGTCGCAGCACGGACACTATAAAGTTCGTAACAGATGCCCTGCTCTTGCTGGTCATAGTGCTCGGCATGGCCGCGACCATCGGCTACCGGGTCTACTCAGCGCAGTACGAGCTACAGTCCGAGTTCGAGTACCGGGAGACCATCGGGCCCTGGTTCAGGAGCCTGTTCATATTCCGTCCCGAGGGCGGGCTGATGCTCGGGGTGCCCGTGATCTTCCAGCTACATACCCTGGCGGCGTTCGTGTTGTTCGGGTTGTGGCCGTTCTCCAGCCTGGTCCACGCCTGGAGCGTGCCGCTGGGCTACGCCCGCCGCCGCTACGTGCAGTACCGTAGCCGCGACCCGCGGGCCGCCCTGGCCCGCGAGCGCGCCAATCGCGACGCCCGGCGTAAGGCGCCCCGCAAAACCGGGAAGGAGACCGCCTCCCCCCGGGAAGAGGAGCGGGTCGAGTCCGGGCGTGGCCGGGGGTCCGAATGA
- a CDS encoding MFS transporter, whose translation MSEGAEATIQGSRRGALWLATLGFFGGFAGVAVFGPMVPRFVEILGLTPLQAGLMAGIPNLTGSLLRIPFGAWVDRAGGKKPFLWLLSLTLVGMAGLLVVLGTSYPDNMDGLFPVLMGLGVLIGCGIATFSVGISQVSYWYPQRQQGGPLGIYAGLGNTGPGIFSWLLPAVVASLGILTAYGLWFVGLAIIVVVYAIFIKDAPSFQLQKQGAEAGREELQRHGQDLIPTGSTWAGLRSAAGVPATWALVYFYFISFGGFLALTAWLPTYWTQTHTVAATTAGLLTLMFSLITALIRVPGGMLSDHVSIRYALTGNFLLIILGAGWIALSASFSAAVVATIVIAAGMGLQNAIVFKLVAFYVPNAVGGASGWVGGLGALSGFLLPPIMGAIAGSAAGDLAYARGFLVVAGLAVIGILGVGWLTNWTWQSRPEQSKGDSR comes from the coding sequence ATGAGTGAGGGAGCGGAGGCTACGATACAGGGTAGTCGGCGGGGAGCACTCTGGCTGGCGACTTTGGGGTTCTTCGGCGGGTTTGCCGGAGTGGCCGTGTTCGGGCCCATGGTGCCCCGCTTCGTGGAGATACTCGGCCTGACGCCGCTACAGGCCGGTCTCATGGCCGGCATACCGAACCTCACGGGCTCCCTGCTACGAATACCCTTCGGCGCCTGGGTGGACCGGGCCGGCGGCAAGAAGCCTTTCCTGTGGCTCCTGAGCCTCACGCTCGTCGGAATGGCGGGCCTGCTAGTGGTGCTCGGGACCTCTTACCCGGACAACATGGACGGGCTGTTCCCGGTTCTCATGGGGCTGGGGGTCTTGATCGGCTGCGGTATCGCGACCTTCTCGGTTGGCATATCGCAGGTCTCCTACTGGTATCCCCAACGTCAGCAGGGCGGGCCGCTCGGGATCTACGCCGGACTCGGTAACACGGGACCCGGAATCTTCTCGTGGCTACTGCCCGCGGTCGTCGCCTCGCTCGGTATTCTCACCGCCTACGGGCTGTGGTTCGTCGGGCTCGCGATCATCGTCGTCGTGTACGCGATATTCATAAAAGACGCCCCATCGTTCCAGCTCCAGAAGCAGGGAGCCGAGGCGGGCCGGGAAGAGCTGCAGCGCCACGGGCAGGATCTCATCCCGACCGGCTCGACCTGGGCGGGGCTGAGGAGCGCCGCCGGGGTGCCCGCGACCTGGGCGCTGGTGTACTTCTACTTCATATCTTTCGGCGGATTTCTGGCCCTGACGGCCTGGCTGCCGACCTACTGGACCCAGACACACACCGTCGCGGCAACCACCGCCGGGCTTCTGACGTTGATGTTTAGCCTCATCACCGCCCTGATCCGGGTCCCTGGCGGCATGCTCTCGGATCACGTCTCGATCCGCTACGCCCTTACGGGCAACTTCCTGCTCATTATCCTCGGAGCCGGGTGGATAGCCCTCTCGGCGAGCTTCTCTGCCGCGGTGGTGGCGACCATAGTGATCGCGGCCGGCATGGGGCTCCAGAACGCAATAGTCTTCAAGCTGGTCGCGTTCTACGTCCCGAACGCCGTCGGCGGAGCGTCCGGCTGGGTCGGTGGCCTCGGTGCCCTGAGTGGTTTTCTGCTGCCTCCGATCATGGGTGCCATAGCGGGCTCTGCGGCCGGGGATCTAGCCTACGCCCGCGGCTTTCTGGTGGTCGCCGGGCTGGCCGTTATAGGCATACTCGGCGTCGGCTGGCTGACCAACTGGACCTGGCAATCCCGACCCGAACAATCGAAAGGAGACTCCCGGTGA